The Candidatus Nanosynbacter lyticus genome window below encodes:
- a CDS encoding PilW family protein yields the protein MTRRYRRYGFTLVELMLAMAFVSVLLLAIATIAIQAGKLYNRGLTLKSINQSGREISDSLRRDFLQANAGKISGNANSAVVMVQAGGADRSGRLCLGDYSYVWNVPKVVSGEVKAGAGIITEVGGPHSGRPINFARVIDPDGMLCQKNETTGAYMSTVATDKVTHLLKPAGSNDVVLAIHQMKAARVAGDSGADSLYRLEFVLGTSQLEAVNTANGTCKPPADNSENLDFCAINSFEMIVRTNG from the coding sequence ATGACACGGCGGTATAGACGATATGGGTTTACCTTGGTTGAGCTGATGCTGGCGATGGCATTCGTGTCGGTGTTGCTACTGGCGATTGCTACGATAGCAATCCAGGCCGGCAAGCTGTATAATCGAGGCCTCACGCTCAAAAGTATCAATCAGTCCGGCCGCGAAATTAGCGATAGCTTGCGGCGTGACTTTTTGCAGGCTAATGCTGGCAAGATAAGTGGTAATGCTAATTCGGCCGTTGTCATGGTGCAGGCGGGTGGTGCTGATCGGAGCGGCCGACTCTGCCTCGGTGACTATTCATATGTCTGGAATGTGCCAAAGGTTGTCTCTGGAGAAGTGAAGGCCGGTGCGGGTATTATTACCGAAGTTGGTGGGCCGCATTCTGGTCGTCCGATTAATTTTGCTCGAGTGATTGACCCAGATGGTATGCTGTGCCAGAAAAATGAAACAACGGGGGCGTACATGTCAACAGTCGCGACGGATAAAGTGACACATCTTCTCAAGCCAGCCGGGTCGAATGATGTGGTGCTGGCAATTCATCAAATGAAAGCAGCGCGAGTGGCGGGTGATAGCGGGGCAGACAGTCTGTATCGTTTGGAATTTGTCCTTGGAACCAGTCAGCTTGAGGCAGTTAACACCGCTAATGGCACCTGTAAGCCACCGGCGGATAACAGTGAGAATCTCGACTTTTGCGCGATAAATAGTTTTGAGATGATTGTGAGGACAAATGGATAA
- a CDS encoding type II secretion system F family protein has protein sequence MKKYYYEARDSATQKITKSVVQAESEVAAAKLLSAQGFVPLKIELQDEREGFFQRLSNKISSKDKIVFTRQLATLIGAGLPLAQSMHTVLEQTQNKRMQSIIQEIISDIEGGRQLSSAFEKHPEVFDNVYVALVAAGEVSGTLDEALKRIASQQEKDTAMLSKVRGAMVYPAIVLLVIIAVVVFMLVMVVPQVEGLYGSLHKELPFTTKAMVSVAGFLAQFWWALVILLGIGLYFFQQYLKTEAGIRAKDTFKLNIPVFDAMFRKLYMARFTRTGQTLLNSGVAMLDMLRITARAVNNSVIRQGIEHASEKVKGGKALSVSLKNEDYILPMVPQMIKIGEQSGKIDEMMGKCAQIYEDELDEEIKAITTTIEPVLMVVLAVVAGVMVGAIIFPIYNLVGDISL, from the coding sequence ATGAAAAAATATTACTATGAAGCCAGGGATTCAGCCACGCAAAAGATTACCAAGTCGGTTGTGCAGGCTGAGAGCGAGGTCGCTGCGGCGAAGCTATTGAGCGCTCAGGGTTTCGTGCCGCTGAAAATTGAGCTGCAGGATGAGCGTGAGGGCTTCTTTCAGCGATTGTCAAATAAAATATCGTCCAAGGACAAGATCGTCTTTACGCGGCAACTAGCGACGTTGATTGGTGCGGGGTTGCCGCTGGCGCAGAGCATGCATACGGTACTGGAGCAGACGCAAAACAAGCGGATGCAGAGTATCATTCAGGAGATAATTTCCGATATCGAAGGCGGTCGGCAATTATCAAGTGCGTTCGAGAAGCATCCAGAAGTATTTGACAATGTGTATGTAGCATTGGTGGCGGCCGGTGAGGTATCAGGAACGTTGGATGAAGCGCTTAAGCGCATCGCGTCACAACAAGAAAAAGATACAGCGATGCTTAGCAAAGTGCGTGGCGCCATGGTCTATCCGGCGATTGTGCTGTTAGTGATCATCGCGGTGGTGGTATTCATGCTCGTGATGGTAGTGCCGCAGGTCGAAGGACTGTATGGTAGCTTACATAAAGAGCTACCGTTTACAACGAAGGCCATGGTCAGCGTCGCTGGTTTTTTGGCGCAGTTTTGGTGGGCGCTGGTGATTTTACTTGGTATCGGTTTGTATTTCTTTCAGCAGTATCTCAAAACCGAGGCTGGTATTCGCGCTAAAGATACGTTCAAGCTGAACATACCAGTGTTTGACGCCATGTTCCGCAAGCTGTACATGGCTCGCTTTACCCGTACCGGTCAAACGCTTCTCAATAGCGGGGTGGCGATGCTGGACATGCTGCGCATCACCGCTCGGGCAGTCAATAATTCAGTTATCCGTCAAGGCATTGAGCATGCTAGCGAGAAGGTGAAGGGCGGCAAGGCGCTGTCGGTGTCCTTAAAAAATGAGGACTATATCTTGCCAATGGTGCCGCAGATGATCAAGATTGGCGAACAGTCGGGTAAGATTGATGAGATGATGGGCAAGTGTGCGCAGATTTACGAAGATGAGCTGGATGAAGAGATCAAGGCGATCACGACGACCATTGAACCAGTGCTGATGGTGGTCTTGGCGGTCGTGGCCGGCGTGATGGTGGGTGCGATAATCTTTCCAATTTATAATCTGGTCGGAGACATTAGCCTCTAG
- a CDS encoding PulJ/GspJ family protein, with translation MKRRHSAQGDTIIEVVMAVAMFSMLAIGIMALMNSGIAMAQRSLELTLVRQQIDSQAEMLRYIHDKSSQAGSSFATLWDAMKGRTIDHANSLLNVNRCPEAMPSGGFALAPSKNTFQLITNKYELSPTYAKISTARNPISQGISIQLVRVEGGRAYDAYIQACWMSVGTDRPMTTGTIVRMYDTAV, from the coding sequence ATGAAGCGACGGCATAGCGCGCAGGGCGACACGATCATTGAAGTGGTGATGGCGGTAGCGATGTTTAGCATGCTGGCGATCGGTATCATGGCACTCATGAATAGCGGTATTGCTATGGCGCAGCGATCATTAGAGTTGACGCTTGTGCGGCAACAGATTGATAGTCAAGCAGAAATGCTGCGCTACATTCACGACAAGTCATCTCAGGCCGGCAGCTCATTTGCTACCCTCTGGGACGCGATGAAAGGTCGGACTATTGACCACGCCAATTCGCTACTGAATGTTAATCGATGTCCAGAGGCAATGCCGAGTGGGGGATTCGCACTAGCACCCAGCAAAAATACCTTTCAGTTGATTACCAATAAGTATGAATTATCGCCGACATATGCCAAGATTTCAACTGCTCGAAATCCAATTTCTCAGGGCATTTCAATTCAGCTGGTACGTGTTGAAGGCGGCCGCGCCTATGATGCGTACATTCAGGCCTGCTGGATGAGTGTGGGGACCGACCGGCCGATGACCACGGGGACGATTGTGAGGATGTATGACACGGCGGTATAG
- a CDS encoding GspE/PulE family protein has protein sequence MALLTDDMQGKLIGLLTSEGLIERSVVKEAQKRASELGKPLLSLLTEEHLLENELLVHAVAQLSGVPYVNLASSVIEQHILNLLPEDVAERFMAVPLAEVQGRLAVAMIDANNVQAVDYLANRIQRPLKVFMASEESIRHVLGQYRTDLSSVNEAAEDSQREALDESSQNIVTIVQDSPISRALSTILEYAVKSHASDVHIEPLEKALKIRCRVDGVLREIMQLPKSIEPALVSRIKILSNLKIDEHRIPQDGQFAVNVAGKDVDLRIAISPVVWGEQVVIRLLDKTGNSFDLTDMGYAGRALRAIQKGIKRPSGMILTSGPTGSGKSTSLYALIKEIKDDSINIVTLEDPVEYKIDGVNQIQVHADVGLTFASGLRSILRQDPDVVMVGEIRDTETANLAVQAALTGHLVFSTLHTNSAAGVLPRLLDMGIEPFLIASTVNTIIGQRLVRRVAPKYDSYQSSPLETETIKSTVGHLLPKTQADIPTVSQDLGYKALPLSGQAAYTLVRGRDMPQTPQGYSGRCGLYEVMDVTEEVQNLIVKRATSAEIQRLAIQQGMITMRQDGYLKALSGVTTLEEVNRVAADTA, from the coding sequence ATGGCGCTACTGACGGATGATATGCAGGGAAAATTGATTGGCTTGCTGACGAGCGAGGGCTTGATTGAGCGGTCGGTTGTTAAGGAGGCGCAAAAGCGTGCCAGCGAGTTGGGTAAGCCGTTACTGTCGCTGTTGACCGAGGAGCACCTTTTGGAGAATGAATTATTGGTGCATGCGGTGGCGCAATTGTCTGGTGTGCCGTATGTTAATCTCGCAAGCAGCGTGATTGAGCAGCACATCTTGAACCTGCTGCCGGAGGATGTTGCCGAGCGATTTATGGCGGTACCGCTGGCCGAGGTGCAGGGGCGCTTGGCGGTGGCGATGATTGATGCTAATAATGTCCAGGCGGTTGATTACCTAGCAAATCGTATCCAGCGACCGCTCAAGGTATTTATGGCCTCCGAAGAAAGCATCCGTCATGTCCTTGGCCAGTACAGAACAGACTTATCATCGGTCAATGAGGCAGCGGAAGACTCGCAGCGCGAAGCACTGGATGAGTCGTCGCAGAACATTGTGACGATCGTTCAAGATTCGCCGATCTCGCGGGCGCTTAGTACAATCCTAGAGTATGCAGTAAAGAGCCATGCCTCGGACGTGCACATTGAGCCGTTAGAAAAGGCGTTGAAAATTCGCTGCCGTGTTGATGGCGTGTTGCGGGAAATTATGCAGCTACCAAAAAGTATTGAACCAGCGCTAGTTAGCCGTATTAAAATTCTATCAAATCTCAAAATTGATGAGCATCGAATTCCGCAGGATGGCCAGTTCGCGGTCAATGTAGCCGGCAAGGACGTCGACCTACGTATCGCGATTTCGCCGGTGGTATGGGGAGAGCAGGTGGTGATTCGTCTGCTGGATAAGACAGGTAACTCGTTTGATCTGACTGATATGGGATACGCCGGGCGCGCACTGAGAGCCATCCAAAAAGGCATCAAGCGGCCGAGCGGAATGATCTTGACATCTGGGCCGACCGGTTCAGGTAAATCAACCAGTCTATATGCGCTGATCAAGGAAATCAAGGACGACTCGATCAATATTGTGACGCTGGAGGATCCGGTGGAGTACAAGATTGACGGCGTCAATCAGATTCAGGTGCACGCTGATGTTGGACTGACGTTTGCATCGGGCTTACGGTCAATCCTCCGGCAGGATCCTGACGTGGTGATGGTCGGTGAGATCCGCGATACCGAGACAGCGAACTTGGCGGTGCAGGCGGCATTGACCGGACACTTGGTATTTTCGACACTGCACACTAATTCGGCGGCGGGTGTGCTGCCGCGGCTGCTGGATATGGGGATTGAGCCGTTCTTGATTGCTAGTACCGTGAACACCATTATTGGTCAGCGGCTGGTCAGGCGAGTGGCGCCAAAATATGATTCATATCAATCGTCACCACTTGAAACGGAGACTATTAAGTCAACGGTCGGTCATCTCCTGCCGAAAACCCAGGCTGATATACCGACCGTTTCGCAGGATTTGGGCTACAAGGCCTTGCCATTATCTGGTCAAGCCGCTTATACTTTAGTCAGGGGCCGCGATATGCCGCAGACGCCGCAAGGTTACTCTGGCCGGTGCGGTTTGTACGAGGTTATGGACGTCACTGAGGAAGTTCAAAACCTGATCGTCAAGCGGGCAACGAGCGCCGAGATTCAGCGGCTCGCCATTCAGCAAGGCATGATAACGATGCGTCAAGATGGTTATCTCAAGGCGCTCAGTGGCGTGACAACATTAGAAGAAGTAAATCGGGTAGCAGCCGATACAGCATAA
- a CDS encoding type II secretion system protein has translation MAQQKANKGFTIIEVVLVLAIAGLIFLMVFLAWPALQRSQRDTQRRSDVTRFVSQVNSYATNNKGSIPKTDTGSINSFLDSYMKRGNGEFKDPQTGNNYSVVTGVAQQGSATTEKMVYATSAQCDGENIVAKSGSPRSFAVKVQLEGSGAFCKDNQN, from the coding sequence ATGGCTCAGCAAAAAGCAAATAAAGGATTCACAATCATCGAGGTCGTGTTGGTGCTGGCAATCGCTGGGCTGATATTCTTGATGGTATTCTTGGCATGGCCGGCCCTGCAGCGCAGTCAGCGCGATACACAACGACGGAGCGATGTGACCAGGTTTGTCTCGCAGGTGAATAGTTACGCGACGAACAACAAGGGAAGTATTCCGAAAACCGATACAGGATCGATTAATAGCTTCCTCGATTCGTATATGAAGCGTGGCAATGGTGAATTCAAGGATCCGCAGACCGGCAATAATTACAGCGTGGTAACTGGCGTCGCTCAGCAGGGCTCGGCAACGACCGAGAAGATGGTATATGCCACGAGCGCTCAATGTGATGGCGAAAATATTGTTGCCAAAAGTGGCTCACCGCGGTCATTTGCCGTCAAGGTGCAGCTGGAAGGAAGCGGTGCGTTTTGTAAAGACAACCAAAACTAA
- a CDS encoding prepilin peptidase: MMIVTILVGVAILGAVTGSFIGAQVWRVRARQLVEDKQAGEPVDTLELRRLKPLLKPLKDDRSQCLSCGHELRWYDLLPVVSWLVARGRCRYCQAPIGWMELGLEVAMAGLFVAVTWHGMMTFTAPLVITKVAIMLMGLSYLAFLFVYDKRWFLLPDVANWPFVMLGALFAGIHVATGQLPGGVLGLIAAVVILSGMYASLYVVSSGRWIGFGDVKLTLGLALFLMDWRLAFLALFLANLLGTLLVLPGMLRGTVQRGARIPFGPLLIVGFLISWFFGVRIVDWLIVI; encoded by the coding sequence ATGATGATAGTGACAATACTGGTGGGCGTGGCGATCCTCGGCGCGGTGACGGGAAGTTTTATCGGTGCTCAGGTGTGGCGAGTCCGTGCTCGGCAGCTCGTTGAAGACAAGCAGGCCGGCGAACCGGTTGATACGCTGGAGCTCCGCCGCCTGAAGCCGCTGCTCAAACCTCTCAAGGACGATCGATCGCAGTGTCTTTCCTGCGGGCACGAGCTACGCTGGTATGATTTGCTGCCAGTGGTGAGCTGGCTGGTTGCTAGAGGTCGCTGTCGGTACTGCCAGGCACCGATTGGCTGGATGGAGCTGGGGCTCGAGGTGGCGATGGCCGGGTTGTTTGTCGCAGTGACGTGGCATGGCATGATGACGTTTACGGCGCCACTAGTGATAACGAAGGTTGCGATTATGTTGATGGGGCTATCGTATCTAGCGTTCCTGTTCGTGTATGACAAGCGGTGGTTTTTGCTTCCGGACGTGGCGAATTGGCCGTTCGTGATGTTGGGGGCGCTATTTGCTGGGATTCACGTAGCAACTGGCCAGCTGCCGGGCGGAGTGCTGGGGTTGATAGCGGCGGTTGTTATCCTCAGTGGCATGTACGCATCGCTCTACGTTGTGTCGAGTGGTCGCTGGATAGGGTTCGGTGATGTCAAGCTGACACTCGGCCTCGCCCTCTTTTTGATGGATTGGCGGCTAGCATTTCTCGCGCTCTTTTTAGCGAATTTACTCGGCACGCTACTGGTACTACCGGGGATGCTTCGGGGTACAGTGCAGCGTGGAGCGCGAATCCCATTTGGGCCGCTACTAATCGTCGGCTTTCTTATTTCGTGGTTTTTCGGCGTGAGGATCGTGGATTGGCTTATCGTGATTTGA
- a CDS encoding PH domain-containing protein, whose translation MTKKAKSDKSFDGQRDGEELLFVFRRHIIAMRKGFYLLLIPMTIGALPYLIWQDNLNLLWVFLGSFIFGLVLFSYHFLMWFYTYYIVTNQRLRQITQHGFFGKDVIELKLAKVQNISYVVPGFTGEMFKFGTIVIQTFVGDLVIKNVEHPDEIYNKLQDAVDLAAERSDHAKEDNEG comes from the coding sequence ATGACGAAGAAAGCCAAATCAGATAAATCATTTGATGGCCAGCGCGATGGCGAGGAGTTGCTGTTTGTGTTTCGTCGGCATATTATTGCTATGCGTAAGGGTTTTTATCTATTACTCATCCCAATGACGATTGGCGCGCTGCCGTATCTTATTTGGCAGGATAATCTCAATCTTTTATGGGTATTTCTCGGTAGCTTCATCTTTGGGCTCGTTCTGTTCAGCTATCATTTTTTAATGTGGTTCTACACATATTACATTGTAACGAACCAGCGACTTCGCCAGATAACGCAGCATGGTTTTTTTGGTAAGGATGTAATTGAACTTAAACTAGCGAAAGTCCAGAATATCAGTTATGTCGTGCCTGGTTTTACGGGCGAAATGTTCAAATTTGGTACAATAGTTATTCAGACGTTTGTCGGGGACCTTGTCATTAAAAATGTCGAGCACCCAGATGAGATTTATAATAAGCTGCAAGATGCGGTGGACCTTGCTGCTGAAAGGAGTGATCATGCTAAAGAAGACAACGAAGGTTAA
- a CDS encoding SurA N-terminal domain-containing protein produces the protein MLKKTTKVKKKDKRSLPSRITNDTVAEHREKVLAGGRKHKYPIQYSKHKLVWNTIFISIAGLVTVIVLLYLQLYVWKDTSDLAYRITKILPLPAGSVEGEFVRYSDYLLYNRGNMAVLKTQGQDQAGDKVAFQRQRAMNQAVQDAYVRKLARERGISVDDRKVDEEMDRQQKDAGLSKEAYRSAVKDMIGWSLDEARDGIRASLLRWEVSFAVDEAAANLVKEVETQLKAGKSLTDVAAALGERVQVMPETVVPKTNKDGGLTEVAIRTADGTISGVIKPLGGDGYYFVQPRSRDNGSITYSYLKIPLTTFKANFDKLINDKKVTYYVHLDQPAEQKSGE, from the coding sequence ATGCTAAAGAAGACAACGAAGGTTAAGAAAAAGGACAAACGCTCACTGCCGTCACGGATTACTAATGATACCGTCGCGGAGCATCGCGAGAAGGTGCTGGCCGGTGGGCGCAAACACAAGTATCCGATACAGTACTCCAAGCATAAACTAGTCTGGAACACGATTTTTATTAGTATCGCTGGGCTCGTGACAGTGATAGTCCTGTTATACCTGCAGCTCTATGTTTGGAAGGACACGAGCGATTTGGCATATCGTATTACTAAAATTTTGCCACTGCCGGCCGGTTCAGTTGAAGGGGAATTTGTGCGCTATAGTGATTATTTACTATATAACCGCGGTAATATGGCGGTGCTTAAGACTCAGGGTCAAGATCAGGCTGGTGATAAAGTCGCTTTTCAGCGGCAGCGGGCCATGAACCAAGCGGTGCAGGATGCATATGTGCGTAAGCTAGCGAGAGAAAGGGGTATATCAGTTGATGATCGAAAAGTTGATGAAGAGATGGACCGCCAGCAAAAGGATGCCGGCCTGTCAAAAGAAGCCTACCGTTCGGCGGTAAAAGATATGATTGGCTGGTCGCTTGATGAGGCGCGTGATGGCATTAGGGCATCGCTGCTGCGCTGGGAAGTATCGTTTGCCGTTGATGAAGCGGCGGCCAACCTTGTTAAGGAAGTTGAAACACAGCTCAAGGCCGGTAAATCGTTGACCGATGTCGCGGCGGCGTTAGGCGAACGAGTACAAGTAATGCCAGAGACTGTTGTTCCGAAGACCAACAAAGACGGTGGCTTGACCGAGGTGGCGATTAGAACCGCAGATGGCACGATCTCTGGGGTTATTAAGCCGCTCGGTGGCGATGGCTACTACTTTGTTCAGCCACGCTCACGGGATAACGGTTCAATCACCTACTCATACCTCAAGATTCCATTGACGACATTTAAAGCTAATTTTGATAAGTTGATCAATGACAAGAAAGTTACCTATTACGTTCATCTTGATCAGCCAGCCGAACAAAAGTCTGGTGAGTAG
- a CDS encoding nucleoside-diphosphate kinase gives MTESKEKNMCGIERTLIVFKPDAVQRGIVGEILQRFERVGLKIIGVKMVAPGREHYFAHYETIGKMVTRRGEEIFDMTLDMMMDGPVIAMVLEGVEAVAVVRKIVGPTEPKSADMGTIRGDYSHVSFGYANECQKGVPNLIHASGDPDEAAQEVAHWFKPEELMDYATLNEKFTR, from the coding sequence ATGACTGAATCAAAAGAAAAGAATATGTGTGGCATTGAACGAACACTGATTGTGTTCAAGCCTGATGCAGTACAGCGGGGGATCGTCGGCGAAATCTTGCAGCGGTTTGAGCGTGTTGGCCTCAAGATTATCGGTGTCAAGATGGTTGCTCCGGGTCGTGAGCACTACTTTGCGCACTACGAAACGATTGGCAAGATGGTAACGCGTCGTGGTGAAGAAATTTTTGATATGACGCTCGATATGATGATGGATGGGCCGGTTATCGCTATGGTTCTTGAAGGAGTTGAAGCGGTTGCCGTGGTGCGTAAAATTGTTGGCCCAACCGAGCCAAAGTCTGCCGATATGGGTACGATTCGTGGTGACTATTCGCACGTTAGCTTTGGCTACGCCAACGAATGCCAAAAGGGTGTGCCGAACTTGATTCACGCATCGGGTGATCCTGACGAGGCGGCACAAGAAGTCGCCCACTGGTTTAAACCCGAAGAGTTGATGGATTATGCGACGTTAAACGAAAAGTTTACTCGGTAA
- a CDS encoding type IV pilus twitching motility protein PilT translates to MNNQELRIEILLEEVVKKRASDLHIQVGLPPMLRIDGTLVAATGTQPLDEATVERLVFQILDEDQRQILLKDKEFDFSFAFGTLGRFRVNAFHERGNLAAALRLIPNEIKTAQELGMPPIVNTFADFPRGLVLVTGPTGSGKSTTLAALVDKINAEKSQHIITIEDPIEFTHKSKKSVVVQREVHYDTYSFSAALRSSLRQDPDVVLIGEMRDLETISAAITIAETGHLVFATLHTNSAAQSIDRMIDVFPPHQQPQIRAQLSNILMAICSQRLVPSIGGGRVVAAEIMIANPAVRNIIREGKSHQLDAVIQTGADQGMQTMDRTLVNLVQNGTITYDSAREFAVDLAEFERLIRG, encoded by the coding sequence ATGAACAATCAAGAATTACGCATCGAAATTTTACTCGAAGAGGTGGTTAAAAAGCGGGCCTCAGACCTTCACATTCAAGTGGGCCTGCCACCGATGCTGCGTATTGACGGAACGTTGGTCGCAGCAACGGGCACGCAGCCGCTTGATGAGGCAACCGTGGAGCGGCTGGTATTTCAGATTCTTGATGAGGATCAGCGGCAAATTTTGCTCAAAGATAAGGAGTTTGACTTTTCGTTTGCGTTCGGTACACTGGGACGATTCCGGGTGAATGCCTTTCACGAGAGGGGTAATTTGGCAGCGGCGCTGCGCTTAATTCCAAACGAGATCAAGACTGCGCAGGAGCTGGGCATGCCGCCAATTGTCAATACATTTGCCGATTTCCCACGCGGTTTGGTGTTGGTGACGGGGCCGACTGGCTCTGGTAAATCGACGACGCTGGCGGCGCTGGTCGACAAAATTAACGCCGAAAAGTCGCAGCACATCATTACTATCGAAGACCCGATCGAATTTACGCACAAGTCAAAAAAATCAGTGGTGGTGCAGCGTGAGGTTCATTATGACACTTATTCGTTCTCGGCGGCGCTGCGTTCAAGCCTGCGCCAAGACCCAGACGTGGTGCTGATCGGTGAGATGCGCGACCTCGAGACAATCTCGGCGGCGATTACCATTGCCGAGACCGGGCACTTGGTGTTTGCGACGCTACACACCAACTCGGCGGCGCAGTCGATTGACCGTATGATCGACGTCTTCCCGCCGCATCAACAGCCGCAAATCCGGGCGCAGCTATCAAACATCCTGATGGCAATTTGTTCGCAGAGGCTGGTGCCGTCTATCGGTGGCGGTCGGGTGGTGGCGGCCGAGATCATGATTGCTAATCCAGCGGTGCGTAACATTATTCGCGAAGGCAAGAGCCATCAGCTGGATGCCGTCATTCAGACGGGTGCTGATCAGGGTATGCAGACCATGGATCGGACGCTGGTAAATCTGGTACAAAACGGTACGATTACCTATGATAGTGCCCGTGAGTTTGCGGTTGATCTAGCGGAGTTTGAGCGGCTTATCAGGGGATAG
- a CDS encoding type II secretion system protein — translation MKRWQSGFTIVEVVLFLAITGLLTVGLLAGVSAALRQQQYHDAVQSFAGFIRDQYSRVISIENDRGDRDTCPVKGATNDGARGQSNCVVVGRYVKSTNSEARSFTAYPLYALKRSGVWTYSYSESEANTYTVGWGAQVRSLTATNTIGRELALLIYRDPDSGQVIVRTNDAPYSPANINNFIRNMQPNGGMYTADLQLRQREFCIYDTGWSVGQRLSVFLGAKAGSSEAVTVGHATKGCDNEATA, via the coding sequence ATGAAGCGGTGGCAATCCGGGTTTACAATCGTTGAAGTGGTGTTGTTCTTGGCGATCACCGGTCTATTGACCGTTGGCTTGTTAGCTGGCGTGAGCGCTGCGCTGCGTCAACAGCAGTATCATGACGCTGTTCAATCGTTCGCCGGCTTTATTCGTGATCAGTATAGCCGAGTGATTAGTATCGAGAATGATCGGGGCGATCGCGACACATGTCCTGTTAAGGGTGCAACAAACGACGGAGCTCGGGGCCAGTCGAATTGCGTTGTCGTTGGTCGCTATGTCAAGTCGACGAATTCCGAGGCACGTTCATTTACCGCCTATCCGCTGTATGCTCTGAAACGCTCGGGAGTGTGGACGTATAGCTATAGTGAAAGTGAGGCAAATACCTATACGGTTGGCTGGGGTGCGCAGGTACGATCACTCACGGCAACCAATACCATTGGTAGAGAACTGGCTTTATTAATATACCGCGACCCAGATAGCGGGCAGGTTATCGTACGCACGAATGACGCACCGTATTCACCAGCTAATATTAATAATTTTATTCGCAATATGCAGCCGAATGGCGGTATGTATACGGCTGATTTACAGCTGCGGCAGCGAGAGTTTTGTATCTATGATACTGGCTGGTCGGTTGGCCAGAGGCTGTCAGTCTTTTTGGGAGCAAAGGCTGGCTCGAGCGAGGCAGTGACAGTTGGTCATGCGACAAAGGGGTGCGATAATGAAGCGACGGCATAG
- the xerA gene encoding site-specific tyrosine recombinase/integron integrase, whose product MYLSEALADFLEHLEVEGGRSPRTIENYKLYLERFIDFAGDIDVAKITSETIRKYRLWLNRYKNSNTGEELLLITQNYHLIALRGLLTYLSQRDIPSLAADKIILPKTVRKQVTFLHYDEVVRLIEQIPLDNEPGLRDRAIIELLFSSGLRVSELVNLNRDHINLARREFMVRGKGQKDRPVFVSMSAAEHVKNYLDSRSDSLPALFISYSRRLTKPSVSGDYRRLSARSIQRMVSHYARLAGITKHVSPHTMRHSFATDLLMNGADLRAVQSMLGHSNIATTQIYTHVTDQHLKDVHERFHSDTR is encoded by the coding sequence ATGTATCTCTCAGAAGCATTAGCAGATTTCCTAGAACATCTCGAAGTTGAAGGTGGTCGCAGTCCGCGCACCATTGAGAACTACAAATTATACCTTGAGCGCTTCATTGATTTTGCTGGTGATATTGATGTTGCAAAAATAACATCAGAGACAATTCGTAAGTATCGCCTCTGGTTAAACCGTTATAAAAATAGCAACACCGGTGAAGAATTGTTGTTAATTACACAAAATTACCACTTAATTGCCCTACGTGGATTATTGACGTATTTATCACAACGAGATATTCCATCGCTGGCAGCCGACAAGATCATCCTACCAAAAACCGTTCGCAAACAAGTCACATTTCTCCACTACGACGAGGTGGTACGGCTCATCGAGCAGATCCCATTGGACAATGAACCAGGCCTTCGCGACCGCGCAATTATTGAGCTTTTGTTTTCAAGCGGACTGCGCGTGTCAGAGCTTGTTAACCTGAATCGTGACCACATCAATCTCGCTCGACGCGAGTTTATGGTGCGCGGTAAGGGCCAGAAAGACCGGCCGGTATTTGTCTCGATGTCCGCTGCTGAGCATGTCAAAAACTACCTTGATTCGCGCAGTGACAGCCTACCGGCTCTATTTATCAGCTATAGCAGGCGCCTAACAAAACCATCAGTTTCCGGCGATTATCGTCGGCTGAGTGCTCGCTCGATCCAGCGGATGGTATCACACTACGCCCGGCTTGCTGGCATCACCAAACACGTTAGCCCGCACACTATGCGCCATAGCTTTGCAACCGACCTTCTGATGAATGGAGCAGACCTGCGGGCGGTACAATCAATGCTTGGCCACAGCAATATTGCCACGACTCAGATTTACACACACGTCACCGACCAGCACCTCAAAGATGTCCACGAGCGCTTTCACAGTGACACCAGATAG